Proteins from a single region of Antechinus flavipes isolate AdamAnt ecotype Samford, QLD, Australia chromosome 2, AdamAnt_v2, whole genome shotgun sequence:
- the LOC127549522 gene encoding acyl-coenzyme A thioesterase 6-like produces the protein MAVTITLSPGPRCLWDEPVEIAVHGLGPAQPVTLRASLRDEKGELFQASARYRADAGGQLNLAREPALGGSYSGVEPMGLFRTLRPERPSERLLKRDVQTPFCVELEVYEGHDSQPTKLLAQAVHERGFLGPGVKRIPVREGSVRATLFLPPGAGPFPGIIDLYGTGGGLCEYRASLLAGHGFAVLALAYFRFEDLPKELNSLHLEYFEEALNYMLQHPKVKSPGIGLLGFSKGGDLCLSMASFLKGVTATVLINACVANTMTPLHYKEMTLLNIGNDLERLKITESGLVDLVDIWSHPLEKQNCQSLIPIEKAQGPFLFIVGQDDHNWNSESFAYIASERLQSHGKEKPQIICYPNTGHCIDPPYFPPCLMSVHGMVGRGVFWGGESKAHSMAQVESWKQIQTFFQKHLNSQVSTFHNKI, from the exons ATGGCCGTGACCATAACTCTGAGCCCGGGGCCCCGCTGCCTGTGGGATGAGCCGGTGGAGATCGCGGTGCACGGTCTGGGCCCGGCCCAGCCGGTCACCCTGCGCGCCTCGCTCCGCGATGAGAAAGGGGAGCTCTTCCAGGCCTCCGCTCGCTACCGGGCGGACGCCGGCGGGCAGCTGAACCTGGCGCGGGAGCCCGCTCTGGGGGGCAGCTACAGCGGCGTGGAGCCCATGGGGCTCTTCCGGACTCTGCGGCCCGAAAGACCCTCAGAGAGACTATTGAAGCGGGACGTGCAGACACCTTTCTGCGTGGAATTGGAGGTGTACGAGGGTCACGACTCTCAGCCCACCAAGCTACTGGCACAGGCGGTCCACGAGCGGGGCTTCCTGGGGCCGGGGGTGAAGAGGATCCCGGTGCGAGAGGGCAGCGTGCGGGCCACCCTCTTCCTACCTCCGG GAGCAGGGCCATTCCCTGGGATCATTGACTTATATGGAACTGGAGGTGGTCTCTGTGAATATAGAGCCAGCTTGCTGGCTGGACATGGTTTTGCTGTGCTTGCTCTGGCTTATTTCAGATTTGAAGATCTCCCCAAAGAGTTGAATAGCCTACATCTGGAATATTTTGAAGAGGCCCTGAACTATATGTTGCAGCATCCAAAG GTGAAAAGCCCAGGCATTGGGCTACTTGGATTCTCGAAAGGAGGTGACTTGTGTCTTTCCATGGCCTCCTTCCTGAAAGGTGTCACAGCCACAGTGCTTATAAATGCCTGTGTGGCCAACACAATGACCCCGCTGCACTATAAGGAAATGACTCTTCTTAATATTGGAAATGACCTAGAGAGACTCAAGATCACTGAGTCAGGCCTTGTAGACCTCGTGGATATTTGGAGCCATCCGTTAGAGAAGCAAAACTGCCAGAGCCTCATCCCAATAGAAAAGGCCCAGGGACCTTTCTTGTTCATTGTTGGTCAAGACGACCATAACTGGAATAGTGAATCCTTTGCATATATAGCCTCTGAACGATTACAGTCTCATGGTAAAGAAAAACCTCAGATCATCTGCTATCCAAACACTGGGCACTGCATTGATCCCCCTTATTTTCCTCCATGTTTAATGTCTGTGCATGGAATGGTAGGTCGAGGAGTATTCTGGGGAGGTGAGTCAAAGGCTCATTCCATGGCACAGGTGGAGAGTTGGAAGCAAATTCAAACATTCTTCCAAAAACACCTCAACAGTCAAGTCTCAAcctttcataataaaatataa